The Polynucleobacter necessarius genome has a window encoding:
- the rlmH gene encoding 23S rRNA (pseudouridine(1915)-N(3))-methyltransferase RlmH, translating to MRLTIVSVGHKMPEWVATATHNYIKRMPADYSIEIKEIKPDLTPAKEAIKIAAAIPKGSRVIALDERGKDQTTQNLATQLANWRQEGFDITFLIGGADGLEPSLKEGAQAMWRLSSLTLPHAMARVLLVEQLYRAWTILQGRPYHRE from the coding sequence ATGCGTTTAACGATTGTTTCTGTTGGTCACAAAATGCCAGAATGGGTTGCAACTGCAACCCATAATTACATTAAGCGCATGCCTGCAGACTACAGCATCGAAATCAAAGAGATTAAGCCCGATCTCACGCCAGCTAAAGAGGCTATCAAAATTGCAGCAGCCATTCCAAAAGGCTCTCGTGTTATTGCGCTGGATGAACGTGGCAAAGATCAAACCACTCAAAATCTAGCTACGCAGTTGGCAAACTGGCGCCAAGAAGGTTTTGACATCACCTTCTTGATTGGTGGCGCCGATGGACTCGAGCCTAGTCTCAAAGAGGGTGCTCAAGCGATGTGGCGCCTCTCGAGCCTCACGCTGCCTCATGCCATGGCAAGAGTATTGCTAGTTGAGCAGCTCTATCGAGCCTGGACCATTTTGCAAGGCCGCCCCTATCACCGCGAGTAA
- a CDS encoding adenylyltransferase/cytidyltransferase family protein, whose translation MDTPKKIGILGGTFDPPHLGHLKLATRFAKVLHLDALLLIPSSEPWQKNSGITPAELRLKLTEAAGIDLARAFLYLKIPTQIGVDRIEIDRAGPSYAIDTAKALRERFGPKVSLTWLMGADSLLNLPFWNSWDQLLGFVNFVVASRPHHALSVEMSPEIETLLVNHQCTDPDTLEKSPFGRIYVDNSLSVDLSSTDLRNQLKSTSRSAVASEHIPSHALEIITNLGLYK comes from the coding sequence TTGGATACCCCAAAAAAAATTGGCATTCTGGGTGGTACGTTTGACCCACCACATCTTGGCCACCTTAAACTGGCTACGCGTTTTGCAAAGGTATTGCATCTCGATGCCTTGCTACTAATCCCCAGTAGCGAACCTTGGCAAAAAAACTCCGGTATCACGCCTGCTGAGTTACGGCTGAAACTGACTGAAGCAGCCGGCATTGATCTGGCTCGAGCATTTCTGTACTTAAAAATACCAACTCAAATTGGCGTTGACCGCATCGAAATTGATCGCGCAGGCCCGAGCTATGCCATTGATACCGCAAAAGCTCTCAGAGAGCGTTTTGGCCCTAAAGTTAGCCTGACTTGGTTAATGGGGGCTGACTCCCTTTTGAATCTCCCCTTCTGGAACTCCTGGGATCAATTGTTAGGTTTTGTGAATTTCGTAGTAGCCAGCAGGCCTCACCATGCACTTTCCGTGGAGATGAGTCCTGAAATTGAGACTTTATTGGTAAATCATCAATGTACTGACCCGGATACCCTTGAAAAAAGCCCATTTGGCCGCATCTACGTAGATAACAGTCTTTCAGTAGATCTTTCATCAACCGACTTACGAAACCAACTTAAAAGCACTTCTCGTAGCGCCGTTGCCTCCGAGCACATTCCATCTCACGCATTAGAAATCATCACAAATCTAGGCCTGTATAAGTAA
- a CDS encoding Maf family protein, whose translation MFSYIYLASQSPRRQELLKQIGVQFEMLIAAPGEDTETLEVPLPHERACDYVEQVTFAKSTIALTRWQNSGKPWAPILCADTTVSLPGNPAGEILGKPNDAADAERILKMLSGQVHEVLTAVVLTIDPKTNPLCLVQISEVEFAHLTQVQIDGYIQSGEPFGKAGAYGIQGLGGAFIPSIKGSYSGIMGLPIFEVNQLLDFAKVARI comes from the coding sequence ATGTTTTCTTATATTTATCTTGCTTCACAAAGCCCGCGACGCCAAGAGTTACTCAAACAGATTGGCGTCCAATTCGAAATGTTGATTGCAGCGCCGGGGGAAGATACAGAAACCCTTGAGGTACCCCTACCCCATGAACGAGCCTGTGATTATGTTGAGCAAGTCACCTTCGCCAAAAGCACCATCGCATTAACTAGGTGGCAAAACAGCGGAAAACCTTGGGCACCTATTCTGTGTGCAGATACCACCGTCAGCTTGCCTGGCAATCCTGCAGGCGAGATTCTGGGAAAACCGAACGATGCTGCCGATGCTGAACGCATTCTAAAAATGCTCAGCGGCCAAGTGCATGAAGTACTCACTGCAGTTGTGCTCACAATTGATCCTAAAACAAACCCTCTTTGTTTAGTGCAAATCTCCGAAGTGGAGTTTGCACATTTAACTCAAGTGCAAATTGACGGCTACATTCAGAGTGGGGAGCCCTTTGGTAAAGCTGGGGCGTATGGTATTCAAGGTTTGGGAGGGGCTTTTATTCCCTCAATTAAAGGCAGCTATAGCGGTATCATGGGATTACCTATTTTTGAAGTTAACCAATTATTGGATTTCGCTAAAGTTGCCCGCATATGA
- the rng gene encoding ribonuclease G → MNEEILINITPQETRVALIQQGAVQELQIERTRQRGIVGNIYLAKVVRVLPGMQSAFIEIGLERTAFMHVADITQNNPQAQIEKLLFEGQNVLVQVLKDPLGTKGARLTTQLSIAGRNLVHLPPAGTDAAIEKYIGVSQRIDLPEEREAIKARLAGLVPTDEKGGIIVRTSAQDASDTELEHDMRYLRTTWEKIREAVNHKAAPSLLYQDLSLAERVLRDVAGEETIKIRVDSAENFEKLRGFATLYMPNLLDKLTLHRGERALFDLFDVDAEINKALGRRVDLKSGGYLMIDQTESMTTIDVNTGSYVGARNFDDTVFKTNLEAAQAIARQLRLRNLGGIIIIDFIDMLNKEHQESVLHELNRNLERDHARTSVSEFSSLGLVEMTRKRTRESLAHITCEPCATCQGKGEIKTAQTICYEILREIVREHRQFNPREFRIVAAPDVIDLFLEEENQFLAQLGDFISKPIKLQAEGSFRQEQYDIVLS, encoded by the coding sequence ATGAATGAAGAAATTCTAATCAACATCACCCCCCAAGAAACCCGGGTAGCTTTAATTCAGCAAGGTGCTGTGCAAGAGCTTCAGATTGAGCGGACACGGCAACGCGGCATTGTCGGCAACATCTATTTAGCCAAAGTTGTACGCGTGCTGCCAGGCATGCAATCTGCTTTCATTGAGATCGGCCTAGAGCGCACTGCATTTATGCACGTCGCTGATATCACGCAAAACAATCCTCAAGCACAAATCGAAAAACTGCTTTTCGAGGGGCAAAATGTTTTAGTCCAAGTTCTCAAAGATCCATTGGGCACTAAAGGTGCACGCCTCACAACTCAATTGAGTATTGCTGGCCGTAATTTGGTGCATCTACCACCAGCTGGAACTGATGCGGCTATAGAAAAATATATTGGCGTATCCCAAAGAATTGATCTGCCTGAGGAACGAGAGGCTATCAAGGCGCGCCTTGCAGGACTGGTGCCTACCGATGAAAAAGGCGGAATCATTGTGCGCACCAGCGCACAAGATGCCAGCGATACTGAGCTTGAGCACGACATGCGTTACCTACGTACTACCTGGGAGAAGATTCGTGAAGCCGTGAACCATAAAGCTGCTCCCAGCCTGCTTTACCAGGACCTCAGTTTAGCCGAACGCGTATTGCGCGACGTTGCTGGTGAAGAAACTATAAAAATCCGAGTTGACTCTGCGGAAAACTTTGAAAAGCTCAGGGGGTTTGCAACGTTATACATGCCAAATCTCTTGGATAAGCTTACATTGCATCGTGGTGAGCGCGCCCTATTTGATCTCTTTGATGTGGATGCTGAAATCAATAAGGCACTTGGCAGAAGAGTTGATCTCAAATCGGGTGGCTACCTGATGATCGATCAAACAGAGTCCATGACTACGATTGATGTCAATACCGGTAGTTATGTCGGCGCACGCAATTTTGATGACACCGTATTTAAAACTAATCTTGAGGCCGCTCAGGCTATTGCTCGTCAACTCCGTTTACGCAATCTTGGCGGCATCATCATCATTGACTTTATTGATATGTTGAACAAGGAGCATCAAGAGTCGGTGTTGCATGAACTCAATCGCAATTTAGAGCGTGATCACGCTCGCACTTCAGTAAGTGAATTCTCCTCGCTAGGCTTGGTGGAGATGACACGAAAACGCACTCGTGAATCCCTTGCCCATATTACTTGCGAGCCTTGTGCTACCTGTCAAGGCAAGGGCGAAATCAAAACAGCACAAACTATTTGTTACGAGATTTTGCGCGAGATTGTGCGCGAGCATCGCCAATTTAATCCCCGGGAATTTAGGATTGTTGCAGCGCCTGATGTGATTGATCTCTTCCTAGAAGAAGAAAATCAATTCTTGGCGCAGCTGGGCGATTTTATTAGCAAGCCAATCAAGCTTCAGGCTGAAGGTAGCTTCCGCCAAGAGCAGTACGACATCGTCCTCAGTTAA